A single genomic interval of Oreochromis aureus strain Israel breed Guangdong linkage group 12, ZZ_aureus, whole genome shotgun sequence harbors:
- the cbwd gene encoding COBW domain containing, translating to MMLDEDDDCPELVPIDTQPGPPVGQIPVTIITGYLGAGKTTLLNYILTEQHNKRIAVILNEFGEGSALEKSLAVSQAGELYEEWLELRNGCLCCSVKDNGLKAIENLMEKKGKFDYILLETTGLADPGAVASMFWVDAELGSDIYLDGIVTVIDAKYGLQQLAEEKADGLVNEAARQIAVADLTIINKTDLVTEEELKEVKDTVRSINGLVKIIETQRSRVDLSEVLDLHSFDSKDGANLAEKLQLVKSTRAHLDKSILTVTFEIAGDLSEDALNAFIQDLLWEKIFCNKEGQPMSVIRLKGIVSFADKGHQVMLQGVHELYELNETQQLWEENPRINRLVFIGRNLDKDILQEKFVSTVLLGSEKN from the exons ATGATGttggatgaggatgatgattgCCCGGAGTTGGTGCCCATCGACACACAGCCTGGTCCTCCTGTAGGGCAAATACCGGTCACTATCATCACAGGCTATCTTG gTGCTGGAAAAACTACACTCCTAAACTATATCCTTACAGAACAACACAACAAGCGGATTGCTGTCATACTAAATGAATTTGGAGAAG GCAGTGCCCTTGAGAAGTCCCTTGCAGTGAGTCAGGCAGGAGAGCTATACGAGGAGTGGCTAGAACTGAGGAACGGCTGCCTCTGCTGCTCTGTCAA ggACAATGGACTCAAAGCCATTGAAAACCTGATGGAGAAGAAAGGAAAGTTTGACTACATCTTGTTAGAAACCACTGGACTTGCTGATCCAG GAGCTGTGGCCTCCATGTTCTGGGTTGATGCAGAGCTTGGCAGCGACATCTATCTGGACG GCATCGTCACTGTCATTGATGCCAAGTATGGACTGCAG CAACTAGCAGAGGAAAAAGCAGATGGACTTGTCAATGAAGCAGCCAG ACAGATTGCTGTTGCTGACTTGACCATTATCAACAAAACAGACTTGGTGACGGAGGAGGAACTGAAGGAAGTCAAAGACACTGTCAG GTCTATAAATGGGCTCGTCAAGATCATAGAAACCCAAAGATCAAG GGTTGATCTCTCTGAAGTGTTGGATCTACATTCCTTCGACAGTAAGGACGGAGCAAA TCTTGCAGAGAAGCTCCAACTTGTCAAATCTACAAGAGCACATCTTGACAAG AGTATTTTAACTGTGACGTTTGAAATTGCTGGGGATTTGTCTGAGGACGCCTTGAACGCCTTCATCCAG GATCTGCTGTGGGAAAAGATTTTCTGTAACAAAGAAGGGCAGCCGATGAGCGTCATCCGCTTAAAG GGCATAGTATCGTTTGCGGATAAAGGCCACCAAGTGATGCTGCAGGGGGTTCACGAGCTGTACGAGCTGAATGAGACGCAACAGCTCTGGGAGGAGAACCCGCGAATAAACCGGCTTGTCTTTATAG GGAGGAACCTGGACAAGGACATTCTGCAGGAAAAGTTTGTTTCTACAGTGCTACTCGGCTCAGAGAAAAATTAG
- the foxd5 gene encoding forkhead box protein D5 → MTLSSEFEASQHAGLPIQEDAIDIVGEDVHYRNECSTGSSAESGAEFDSSEPESSGESENSFCADAPPSRKAQSSSVKPPYSYIALITMAILQSPLKKLTLSGICDFISNKFPYYRDKFPAWQNSIRHNLSLNDCFIKIPREPGNPGKGNYWSLDPASEDMFDNGSFLRRRKRFKRNQPEFGKDGLMFYSSLNCYRPYGHPYSITGQVSPTAASSVRYMPLQESIVMPSSSYHLLPQPLNSHGKCVGPKDFRAQLCAAEPAEPKSGPQAKCSFSIDSIMSRPSSISQHNSNPQLGPHGALGYGQLMPGPAACLVPTLLQPSRNQFCPPPILSTAPFINEHLRLSYPRC, encoded by the coding sequence ATGACTCTCTCAAGTGAATTTGAAGCTTCACAACATGCCGGATTGCCTATACAAGAGGATGCGATTGACATAGTAGGCGAGGATGTCCACTATCGAAATGAGTGCTCTACGGGTTCCTCAGCAGAATCTGGTGCGGAATTTGACTCTTCAGAACCAGAATCGTCGGGGGAAAGCGAGAACAGTTTCTGCGCAGACGCACCGCCGTCAAGGAAAGCCCAGAGCAGCTCGGTAAAGCCCCCGTACTCCTACATTGCTCTCATCACCATGGCTATCCTGCAGAGCCCGCTGAAGAAGCTGACGCTTAGTGGCATATGTGACTTCATTAGCAACAAGTTTCCCTACTACAGAGACAAGTTCCCCGCTTGGCAGAACTCGATCAGGCACAACCTCTCCCTTAACGACTGTTTCATCAAGATTCCGAGGGAGCCCGGAAACCCGGGAAAAGGCAACTACTGGTCTCTGGACCCTGCTTCGGAGGACATGTTCGACAACGGCAGTTTCCTCCGCCGGAGGAAGCGGTTCAAGAGAAACCAGCCCGAGTTCGGCAAAGACGGACTGATGTTTTATTCCAGCTTGAACTGCTACCGGCCGTACGGACACCCATATAGCATAACTGGCCAGGTAAGCCCCACGGCTGCCTCTTCTGTTCGTTACATGCCCCTGCAGGAAAGCATCGTGATGCCTTCCTCTTCCTACCACCTCCTACCACAACCCCTGAACAGCCACGGAAAGTGCGTTGGGCCTAAAGACTTCAGAGCGCAGCTTTGCGCAGCAGAACCAGCTGAGCCGAAGTCCGGCCCACAGGCAAAGTGCTCCTTCAGCATCGACAGCATCATGAGCAGACCCTCTTCCATCAGTCAGCACAACTCAAACCCACAGCTAGGCCCGCACGGTGCTCTCGGTTACGGTCAACTCATGCCTGGCCCTGCTGCCTGTTTGGTTCCGACCCTCCTGCAGCCTTCCAGGAATCAGTTCTGCCCTCCTCCCATCCTGAGCACTGCTCCTTTTATAAACGAGCACCTCAGACTGTCGTACCCTCGCTGCTGA